A genomic stretch from Etheostoma cragini isolate CJK2018 chromosome 8, CSU_Ecrag_1.0, whole genome shotgun sequence includes:
- the nuak1b gene encoding NUAK family SNF1-like kinase 1, whose product METAYLTPHRGATRPEAQRGQTSAGKPAGGDLSPPAPAPSPPVSNSTEETQASSDGRRNSGVKKHHHKHNLKHRYELLETLGRGTYGKVKKAIERHSGREVAIKSIRKEKIKDDQDMVHIRREIEIMSSLRHPHIISIFEVFENKDKIVIVMEYASKGELYDYISERRRLSERETRHFFRQIVSAVHHCHKNGVVHRDLKLENVLLDENCNIKIADFGLSNLYHKDKLLQTFCGSPLYASPEIVNGRPYHGPEVDSWALGVLLYTLVYGTMPFDGGDHKNLIRQISNGDYKEPTQSSDARGLIRWMLMVNPERRATVEDIANHWWVNWGWKNSVCDCETQRDHGGSPMLARFIDWQNRTEPRGPGGKAAAMPQLLRQRPKKSKKENVEAGQTHSGAEDKPGLKRPKGILKTRVTEELGQAVLPQQAEGGEEASSPDQEEEEPSLGGGSPAKMVPSLPRKGILKNNQQRESGYYSSPERSESSELLGGATMSLLATSPPRRVMGRKGILKRNGKYSTYSGPPSASAGVLGEPPPSTDSGLSRSQSRPSSIVGEDSSVLSLSPSSLGGAEWHSSSTHHRPNIRACVSAENLLQLANFKGFQAAPPLQGPKFSRGPKTKGSPGDNGSFSLLGDLEDMTQVYQQALDISSNLT is encoded by the exons ATGGAAACCGCTTATTTAACGCCCCACCGGGGGGCAACGCGTCCCGAGGCCCAGAGAGGCCAAACCTCCGCGGGCAAACCGGCGGGGGGTGACCTCTCccctccagctccagctccatCCCCACCTGTCAGCAACTCAACCGAAGAGACCCAAGCAAGCAGTGATGGACGGAGAAACTCGGGCGTGAAGAAACACCACCACAAGCATAACCTGAAACACCGCTACGAGCTGCTGGAGACGCTGGGAAGAGGCACCTATGGCAAAGTCAAGAAGGCCATAGAGCGACACTCCGGCAGAGAG GTTGCTATCAAGTCAATTCGGAAAGAGAAGATCAAGGACGACCAAGACATGGTTCACATCCGCAGAGAGATTGAGATCATGTCATCTCTCCGTCACCCACACATCATCTCTATATTTGAAG TGTTTGAGAACAAGGACAAGATCGTTATTGTGATGGAGTACGCCAGTAAGGGCGAGCTGTATGACTACATCAGCGAGCGTCGGCGCCTGAGTGAGAGGGAGACACGACACTTCTTCAGACAGATAGTCTCCGCTGTGCACCACTGCCACAAG AACGGAGTGGTACACAGGGATCTGAAACTGGAAAATGTGCTACTGGATGAAAACTGTAATATTAAG ATTGCTGATTTTGGGCTGTCCAACCTCTACCATAAGGACAAGCTTTTGCAAACTTTCTGTGGCAGCCCGCTCTATGCTTCCCCAGAGATCGTCAACGGGAGACCTTACCATGGCCCAGAG gTTGACAGCTGGGCTCTAGGGGTGCTGCTGTATACTCTGGTCTACGGAACCATGCCATTTGATGGGGGAGACCACAAGAACCTTATTCGCCAGATTAGCAACGGCGATTATAAAGAGCCCACTCAGTCTTCAG ATGCCCGTGGACTGATCCGCTGGATGCTTATGGTGAACCCTGAGCGCCGGGCCACAGTGGAGGACATAGCCAACCACTGGTGGGTAAACTGGGGCTggaaaaacagtgtgtgtgactgtgagaCCCAACGCGACCATGGAGGCTCGCCCATGCTGGCCCGCTTCATCGACTGGCAGAACCGCACTGAGCCACGTGGTCCTGGAGGCAAGGCTGCAGCCATGCCCCAGCTGCTGCGCCAGAGGCCCAAAAAGTCCAAGAAGGAGAATGTTGAGGCAGGACAAACTCACAGTGGAGCAGAGGACAAGCCAGGGCTGAAGAGACCCAAGGGGATCCTGAAGACCAGGGTTACTGAGGAGTTGGGCCAGGCAGTGCTGCCTCAACAAGccgaaggaggagaggaagccTCAAGCCCAGATCAAGAGGAAGAAGAGCCGAGTCTGGGAGGGGGCTCGCCAGCTAAGATGGTGCCCTCTCTGCCCAGGAAAGGCATCTTGAAGAACAACCAACAGCGGGAATCAGGGTACTACTCCTCGCCAGAACGCAGCGAGTCCTCCGAGCTTTTAGGGGGAGCCACTATGTCTCTGCTAGCCACATCCCCGCCTAGGAGAGTGATGGGGAGAAAGGGCATCTTGAAGCGAAACGGCAAGTACTCCACTTACAGCGGACCTCCGTCAGCGTCAGCTGGAGTTCTTGGTGAGCCTCCTCCCTCAACTGACTCTGGTCTGTCCCGCAGTCAGAGTCGACCCTCCAGTATAGTCGGGGAGGACAGCTCCGTTCTGTCCCTGTCGCCCAGCTCCCTCGGTGGGGCTGAGTGGCATTCCTCCTCCACCCACCACCGCCCAAACATCAGGGCCTGCGTCTCGGCTGAAAACCTGCTGCAGCTCGCCAACTTCAAGGGGTTCCAGGCAGCCCCGCCGCTACAGGGTCCCAAGTTCAGCCGCGGCCCCAAAACAAAAGGCTCCCCGGGGGACAATGGCAGCTTCTCCTTGCTAGGGGACCTGGAGGACATGACTCAGGTGTACCAGCAAGCCCTGGACATCAGCAGCAACCTCACCTAA